Proteins from a single region of Salvelinus sp. IW2-2015 linkage group LG4p, ASM291031v2, whole genome shotgun sequence:
- the LOC111960787 gene encoding rho-related GTP-binding protein RhoG, whose amino-acid sequence MQSIKCVVVGDGAVGKTCLLISYTTNAFPKEYIPTVFDNYSAQVTVDSRTISLNLWDTAGQEEYDRLRTLSYPQTNVFVICFSVASPPSFENVKHKWHPEVTHHCPNTPILLVGTKKDLRNDPEVLKKLKDQNQTTITQQQGTALARQIQAIKYLECSALNQDGIKEVFAEGVRAFLNPQPVATKKPCVLL is encoded by the coding sequence ATGCAGAGCATCAAGTGTGTGGTGGTAGGAGACGGTGCAGTAGGGAAGACCTGCCTACTCATCTCCTACACCACCAACGCCTTCCCCAAGGAGTACATCCCCACTGTGTTTGACAACTACAGCGCCCAAGTGACTGTGGACAGCAGGACTATTAGCCTCAACCTGTGGGACACAGCAGGCCAGGAGGAGTACGACCGCCTGCGCACCCTCTCCTACCCTCAGACCAACGTGTTTGTCATCTGCTTCTCTGTTGCCAGCCCCCCCTCCTTTGAGAACGTCAAGCACAAGTGGCACCCGGAGGTCACCCACCACTGTCCCAATACGCCCATTCTACTGGTGGGCACCAAGAAGGACCTGCGTAATGACCCGGAGGTGTTGAAGAAGCTTAAGGATCAGAACCAGACAACCATCACCCAACAGCAGGGCACCGCCCTGGCCAGGCAGATCCAAGCCATCAAGTACCTTGAATGCTCTGCCCTCAACCAAGACGGAATCAAAGAGGTGTTCGCTGAGGGTGTACGAGCCTTTCTCAACCCACAACCTGTCGCCACCAAGAAACCCTGTGTGCTATTGTAA